From a single Pseudoalteromonas nigrifaciens genomic region:
- a CDS encoding M1 family metallopeptidase, with product MKITPLFLSLAMAGMCSQAMANAIDQNSYANLNDVITTHLNLDLDVDFADKQLEGFVEHTLEWQNNNSKTLVLDTRDLDIDKVMYQTQNGTWHKAKFSLATRDDVKGSKLTITFKSQAPKVRIYYNSRPEASGLQWLTPEQTASKTHPFMYSQSQAIHARSWIPVQDTPAMRVTYSARIHTPKDIRAVMSADNKDALYKDGDYIFDMPQAISPYLIAIGAGNLEFKAMSHQTGIFAEPTILDASVAEFNDTQAMIDKTNALYGDYAWGRYDLLMLPPSFPFGGMENPRLSFITPTVVAGDKSLVNLIAHELAHSWSGNLVTNATWEDLWLNEGFTSYVENRIMEEVFGRDRAVMEQALDAAGIRAQIKTLDAPDTRLNLKLNGRDPDDAFSSVPYTKGQLFLIYLEEKYGRDKFDAFVKTYFNEFAFKSLTTAQFVTYLKANLIDKYPGIVSMDKVNEWIFAPGLPSDTPNPTSDAFDKVDTATATWLNGDITAAQLPTANWSVHEWLHFLNNLPRDLSQTHMSELDTAYNLTQSTNAERAFAWFMLAVGNGYQPIYPALDKHLTSIGRRKLIVPLYKSLIDNGKKDWAQSVYLKARPGYHPLAHGTIDALFE from the coding sequence ATGAAAATCACACCTCTTTTTTTAAGCCTAGCTATGGCTGGTATGTGCTCACAAGCAATGGCCAATGCTATTGATCAAAACTCGTATGCTAATCTTAATGACGTTATTACTACGCATTTAAACCTTGATTTAGATGTCGACTTTGCCGACAAGCAATTAGAAGGTTTTGTTGAGCACACCCTAGAATGGCAAAATAACAACAGTAAAACTCTAGTGCTCGATACTCGCGATTTAGATATTGATAAAGTAATGTATCAAACGCAAAACGGCACATGGCATAAAGCTAAATTTAGTTTAGCAACACGCGATGATGTTAAAGGCTCAAAATTAACTATTACTTTTAAAAGCCAAGCGCCAAAAGTACGTATTTACTATAATAGCCGCCCTGAAGCGTCTGGCCTACAATGGTTAACACCAGAGCAAACAGCCAGCAAAACACACCCGTTTATGTACAGCCAATCGCAAGCAATTCATGCACGTAGCTGGATCCCAGTACAAGACACGCCAGCAATGCGAGTAACGTACTCAGCGCGCATTCATACCCCTAAAGATATACGTGCGGTAATGAGTGCCGACAATAAAGACGCACTTTATAAAGATGGCGACTATATTTTTGATATGCCACAAGCTATTTCGCCTTACTTAATTGCTATTGGCGCAGGTAATTTAGAATTTAAAGCAATGTCGCATCAAACCGGTATTTTTGCTGAGCCAACTATTTTAGATGCTTCAGTTGCCGAATTTAACGACACCCAAGCGATGATCGATAAAACTAACGCACTTTACGGCGATTATGCATGGGGTCGTTACGATTTGCTTATGCTACCGCCAAGTTTTCCGTTTGGTGGCATGGAAAACCCACGCCTTTCGTTTATTACCCCAACCGTGGTTGCAGGCGACAAAAGCTTAGTAAATCTAATTGCACATGAGCTTGCTCATTCTTGGTCTGGTAACTTAGTTACCAATGCAACCTGGGAAGATTTATGGTTAAACGAAGGTTTTACCTCGTACGTTGAAAACCGCATTATGGAAGAAGTATTTGGTCGCGACCGCGCAGTAATGGAACAAGCCCTTGATGCAGCAGGTATTCGCGCCCAAATTAAAACGCTTGATGCACCAGACACGCGCCTTAACTTAAAGCTTAATGGCCGCGATCCTGATGATGCGTTTAGCTCTGTACCTTATACCAAAGGGCAGTTATTCTTAATTTACCTAGAAGAAAAATATGGCCGCGATAAGTTTGACGCCTTTGTAAAAACTTACTTTAACGAATTTGCCTTTAAATCTTTAACCACTGCACAATTTGTTACTTACCTAAAAGCTAACTTAATTGATAAGTACCCTGGTATTGTGAGCATGGATAAAGTAAATGAATGGATTTTTGCGCCAGGTTTACCAAGCGATACACCTAATCCAACATCAGATGCTTTTGATAAAGTAGATACAGCAACAGCTACTTGGTTAAATGGCGATATCACAGCAGCGCAATTGCCTACAGCTAATTGGTCGGTGCATGAATGGTTGCACTTTTTAAATAACTTACCGCGCGATTTAAGCCAAACACATATGAGCGAGCTTGATACTGCGTATAACTTAACGCAATCAACTAACGCTGAGCGTGCATTTGCTTGGTTTATGCTAGCGGTAGGTAATGGCTACCAGCCAATTTATCCGGCGCTTGATAAGCACTTAACCAGTATTGGTCGTCGCAAGCTAATTGTCCCGCTTTATAAGTCACTTATTGATAACGGCAAAAAAGACTGGGCACAAAGCGTGTACTTAAAAGCACGCCCGGGTTATCACCCACTAGCACATGGCACTATAGACGCATTATTTGAATAA
- a CDS encoding DUF2057 domain-containing protein: MRKSILLGSAAALLFSVSSMAENIHFPEEFVPLQVGERVIESSIFSRVDDIELAPGSYKLKLKYTDLYDLGYDDHEVVESEPFWVNVTIEAGKDYTLEFNRAKNAVAAKVFAQSPQVSLKAKGSALAAPLSVISNAQLTNTVPVQQVSNTTAMATSASEVSKLVAPINGKGMPSAAAMLDFWWQQATPAQQQAFLEKVTK, translated from the coding sequence ATGCGTAAATCAATATTATTAGGTAGTGCCGCAGCGCTATTGTTTAGTGTGTCGAGCATGGCAGAAAATATTCACTTTCCAGAAGAGTTTGTACCTCTGCAAGTTGGTGAGCGTGTTATTGAAAGCTCGATATTTAGCCGTGTTGATGACATAGAGCTAGCACCGGGTAGTTATAAATTAAAGCTTAAATATACTGACTTGTATGACCTAGGTTACGACGATCACGAAGTGGTAGAGTCTGAACCATTTTGGGTAAATGTAACTATTGAAGCAGGTAAAGATTATACTTTAGAGTTTAATCGTGCCAAAAATGCGGTTGCGGCTAAAGTATTTGCACAGTCGCCACAAGTAAGCTTAAAAGCAAAAGGAAGTGCACTGGCTGCGCCATTAAGTGTAATTTCTAATGCCCAGCTTACAAACACTGTGCCAGTACAGCAAGTTAGTAATACAACGGCAATGGCAACAAGCGCCAGCGAAGTAAGTAAACTCGTTGCACCTATTAATGGTAAGGGCATGCCTAGCGCAGCAGCAATGCTCGACTTTTGGTGGCAACAAGCAACTCCAGCTCAGCAACAAGCCTTTTTAGAAAAAGTAACCAAGTAG
- a CDS encoding histidine triad nucleotide-binding protein produces the protein MSQETIFTKIINREIPADIIYEDEHTLAFKDINPQAPFHALIIPKKAIATINDVTPENSHLVGNLYVVAAKLAKQLNFADDGYRVVMNCNEHGGQTVYHIHLHMLAGKEMGWPPYQNTKKVAL, from the coding sequence ATGAGCCAAGAGACTATTTTTACTAAAATAATTAATCGTGAGATCCCAGCTGATATTATTTATGAAGATGAGCATACTCTCGCCTTTAAAGATATAAACCCTCAGGCGCCATTTCACGCACTTATTATCCCCAAAAAGGCAATTGCTACTATTAACGATGTAACGCCTGAAAACTCGCATTTAGTAGGTAATTTATATGTAGTAGCGGCTAAATTAGCCAAGCAACTAAACTTTGCCGACGATGGCTACCGAGTGGTCATGAATTGCAATGAACATGGTGGCCAAACCGTATATCATATTCATTTACATATGCTTGCAGGTAAAGAGATGGGCTGGCCTCCTTATCAAAACACCAAAAAAGTGGCGCTATAA
- a CDS encoding helix-turn-helix transcriptional regulator, protein MSSSAFLLLDEEPINTIGINVLEPLLKTQGISVTTGTNILDVPVGTRLLFIETSSKDAWGKLKEQLVNLRIKCDIVLFNLDENPELANRALLSGIRGVFYTTDNADVLMKGIRLLLEDQLWYRRDIMCNALNRMLQFNKDALHKLTEGDIEPVKLTKREKAIISLMSNGSKNKEIAEELSISPHTVKTHLYSAFRKTKCRNRIELLSWAQQHIPDEIR, encoded by the coding sequence ATGAGCAGTTCAGCCTTTTTGTTATTAGATGAAGAGCCCATTAACACTATTGGTATTAACGTTTTAGAACCTTTGTTAAAAACGCAAGGTATTAGCGTAACCACAGGCACCAATATTTTAGATGTGCCTGTAGGAACACGACTTTTGTTTATCGAAACATCGAGCAAAGATGCGTGGGGAAAATTAAAAGAGCAACTGGTTAATTTACGGATTAAATGCGATATCGTATTATTTAATTTGGATGAAAACCCAGAGCTTGCTAATCGTGCCTTACTTAGCGGAATTCGTGGTGTATTTTACACCACAGATAACGCCGATGTATTGATGAAAGGTATTCGCTTACTACTTGAAGATCAACTTTGGTATCGCAGAGATATAATGTGTAATGCATTAAATCGTATGTTGCAGTTTAATAAAGATGCACTGCATAAGCTTACCGAAGGCGATATTGAGCCAGTTAAACTTACCAAGCGCGAAAAAGCCATAATTTCATTAATGAGTAATGGCTCAAAAAATAAAGAAATTGCTGAAGAGCTAAGCATTAGCCCACACACAGTTAAAACTCATTTATACAGCGCATTTAGAAAAACAAAATGTCGTAACCGTATTGAGCTACTATCGTGGGCACAGCAGCATATTCCAGACGAAATACGTTAA
- a CDS encoding ATP-binding protein, translating into MLDSFTLYFASIAVMVVMTLLNFLTWRTNKHTPGTLLYIFYPVLLLGVIIGFTLIGRVPELVAISIANILMFAASIVHCLAISQFLDYRGIGFKLVCAFTAFSSVMLGYYSFLSPSIQDRLFISDIQHIAEAAFLLFIFIKYARKPYPNGSIVYIIILTLVAVSFIARSIFMQKIEQHDTLLSPWFSSLLFLNGVIAPMFYAAGMALLCNERREQHLNKLTKKARKDLEIRGLFLSTISHEIRTPLNGILGSAQLVMNQTSDARNKAYCEAIINSAESLNLLVDKVLDYASLDQSDEALYEEDIEFKTWIQNLCLLLSPLAEQKQLKFELLCNIPDQACYYCDQQKLRQIIINLVGNAIKFTDQGSVKIQIDLITEKQLEHTIKISVKDSGPGIENDEIAYLTEPYVQSSAGKEKGGTGLGLAITSRLLEKLHSKLEIASSLGSGSVFSFDITCALGELSLVAQRHQSKDYLTGLKVLLVEDLDLNQKIAVEFMADDEHKIKLAKDGKTAIELMQAHHFDVVLLDMNLPDLTGQQVLKTLAKIEHKNQRTPVLAFTASLSPSEVKEYLALGIKDIVGKPIKHQKLRQALSDSQSTKTATVAVDLVDTLYDASASETLTSSFSIDEVSSIYNEFVLSTRSKLNHCQALVEQQPEQCIKLLHRQANTALQLGFNRYGLALKKIERRMLDKKPLKNAINEALDLWQQSLEEYLRCVRKGLQ; encoded by the coding sequence ATGCTCGACTCTTTTACCCTATATTTTGCCAGTATCGCCGTTATGGTTGTAATGACCCTGCTAAATTTTTTAACCTGGCGCACCAATAAACACACTCCAGGCACTCTGCTTTATATTTTTTATCCTGTTTTATTGCTCGGCGTTATTATTGGCTTTACTCTGATCGGGCGAGTCCCTGAACTTGTCGCCATTAGCATTGCCAATATATTGATGTTTGCGGCCTCAATTGTGCATTGCCTTGCTATTAGCCAGTTTTTAGATTATCGCGGTATTGGCTTTAAACTTGTTTGTGCATTTACTGCTTTTAGCAGCGTAATGCTGGGTTATTACAGCTTTTTGTCGCCATCTATTCAAGATAGGCTGTTTATATCTGATATACAGCATATAGCTGAAGCTGCATTTTTACTGTTTATATTTATAAAGTATGCACGTAAGCCCTATCCCAACGGCAGCATTGTTTATATTATAATTTTAACTTTAGTTGCCGTAAGCTTTATTGCCCGCTCGATATTTATGCAAAAAATTGAGCAACATGACACCCTATTAAGCCCTTGGTTTAGCTCGTTACTTTTTTTAAACGGGGTTATAGCACCTATGTTTTATGCCGCTGGCATGGCACTGTTGTGTAATGAGCGCAGAGAGCAGCATCTTAATAAGCTCACTAAAAAAGCCCGTAAAGACCTAGAAATACGTGGGTTGTTTTTATCAACTATCAGCCACGAAATTCGCACCCCTTTAAACGGCATTTTAGGCAGTGCTCAGTTAGTTATGAACCAAACAAGTGATGCTCGCAATAAAGCCTATTGCGAGGCAATTATTAACTCTGCCGAATCCCTTAATTTACTGGTTGATAAAGTACTCGACTACGCCAGCCTTGATCAAAGCGACGAAGCTCTTTACGAAGAAGATATTGAGTTTAAAACTTGGATACAAAATTTATGCTTATTACTAAGCCCTCTGGCAGAGCAAAAGCAACTTAAGTTTGAGCTACTTTGCAATATACCCGATCAAGCCTGTTACTACTGCGATCAGCAAAAACTCAGACAAATTATTATTAACCTTGTGGGTAACGCAATTAAATTTACCGACCAAGGTAGCGTTAAAATTCAAATTGATCTAATCACTGAAAAACAACTTGAACACACTATTAAAATAAGCGTAAAAGACTCAGGCCCCGGCATCGAGAATGACGAAATAGCCTACCTAACCGAACCCTATGTGCAAAGTAGCGCCGGAAAAGAAAAAGGCGGTACAGGCCTTGGTTTAGCAATAACCAGCCGCTTACTCGAAAAACTGCATAGCAAGTTAGAAATAGCCAGTAGCCTAGGGAGTGGCAGCGTGTTTAGCTTTGATATTACGTGTGCGCTGGGCGAACTCAGCCTAGTAGCGCAACGTCATCAAAGTAAAGATTATTTAACCGGTTTAAAGGTGTTGTTAGTAGAGGATTTAGATTTAAATCAAAAAATAGCCGTAGAATTTATGGCCGACGACGAACATAAAATTAAGTTAGCAAAAGACGGTAAAACTGCAATAGAGTTAATGCAAGCGCATCATTTTGATGTAGTGCTGCTCGATATGAACCTACCTGATTTGACCGGCCAACAAGTACTTAAAACATTGGCTAAAATTGAGCATAAAAACCAGCGCACTCCCGTACTAGCCTTTACTGCAAGCTTAAGCCCTAGTGAGGTAAAAGAGTACTTAGCGCTGGGTATAAAAGACATTGTAGGTAAACCTATTAAACACCAAAAATTGCGCCAAGCACTAAGCGATTCACAGTCAACTAAAACGGCTACTGTAGCTGTAGATTTGGTTGATACTTTATATGACGCAAGCGCTAGCGAAACGCTTACCAGCTCTTTTAGTATTGATGAAGTGTCGTCTATTTATAACGAGTTTGTGCTCTCTACCCGCAGTAAACTAAATCACTGCCAAGCGCTCGTAGAACAACAGCCCGAGCAATGCATTAAATTATTACATCGCCAAGCCAATACCGCACTACAGCTGGGCTTTAACCGTTATGGTTTAGCGCTGAAAAAAATAGAGCGTCGTATGCTTGATAAAAAGCCGCTAAAAAACGCCATCAATGAAGCGCTCGACCTTTGGCAGCAAAGTTTAGAAGAGTATTTAAGGTGTGTACGCAAAGGGCTGCAGTAA
- a CDS encoding mannose-1-phosphate guanylyltransferase/mannose-6-phosphate isomerase, with protein sequence MNNSLITPVILAGGIGSRLWPLSRQAMPKQFLPLLDAEPTGQSLLQNTLTRVTGRVFNRAILVCNEQHRFIAAEQAASANPRALLLEPTGKNTAPAIALAAHYALQNGITGPLLVMPADHHINNFNLLTEQLHGATILAEQGKLVTFSITPTEPHTGYGYIKQGSAITGTDCFEVAEFKEKPSLTTATSYLLDGSYSWNSGMFLFTAAAYLQELARFAPKIANCVANAANFSQDLGFTRPSAKTLEACPSDSIDYAILERSDNVVVMPVALNWSDVGGFSSLAKLLKKDPQGNNVNANYVAQNSKNNLIISETDHTIATLGVSNLAVIHTHDATLIANQNELDALPLLLKKVALTQTDKLTHHQVVYRPWGNYRTLVESSGFKVKKITVNSGAKLSTQRHQYRAEHWVVVSGVADVCIDKQALTLSADQSCYIAAKQIHSLANNKNTPLIVIEVQTGTILDESDIERFDDKYGRN encoded by the coding sequence ATGAACAACTCTTTAATCACTCCAGTTATTTTAGCGGGCGGCATTGGCTCTCGTTTATGGCCGTTGTCGCGCCAAGCAATGCCAAAACAGTTTTTACCCTTACTCGATGCTGAACCTACTGGGCAGTCGTTATTACAAAATACCCTAACACGGGTAACCGGTAGGGTATTCAATCGAGCTATTTTAGTGTGTAACGAACAGCACCGATTTATTGCCGCTGAGCAAGCTGCTAGTGCAAATCCGCGCGCATTACTTTTAGAGCCCACAGGTAAAAATACTGCCCCAGCAATTGCTTTAGCTGCGCATTATGCGCTACAAAATGGCATAACAGGGCCACTGTTAGTTATGCCAGCGGATCATCATATAAATAATTTTAACTTACTCACCGAGCAGTTACACGGCGCGACAATATTAGCTGAGCAAGGTAAATTAGTTACCTTTTCTATTACGCCTACCGAGCCACACACAGGTTACGGGTATATAAAACAAGGAAGCGCCATTACCGGTACTGACTGCTTTGAAGTAGCTGAATTTAAAGAAAAACCCAGCTTAACCACCGCAACAAGCTACCTGTTAGATGGAAGTTATAGTTGGAATAGCGGTATGTTTTTGTTTACTGCTGCAGCGTATTTACAAGAGTTGGCTCGCTTTGCACCTAAAATTGCCAATTGTGTGGCTAACGCCGCCAATTTTAGTCAGGACTTAGGCTTTACACGCCCCAGTGCAAAAACGCTCGAAGCTTGCCCGAGTGACTCCATAGATTATGCTATTTTAGAGCGCAGTGATAACGTAGTTGTCATGCCTGTTGCCTTAAACTGGAGTGACGTAGGTGGTTTTTCATCACTTGCTAAGTTGCTAAAAAAAGATCCGCAAGGCAACAATGTAAATGCTAATTATGTAGCGCAAAACAGTAAAAACAATCTAATAATAAGCGAAACCGATCATACTATTGCCACCTTAGGGGTAAGTAATTTAGCTGTTATTCATACCCACGATGCCACACTTATTGCGAATCAAAATGAGCTTGATGCACTGCCGTTATTACTCAAAAAAGTAGCGCTTACGCAAACTGACAAGTTAACCCACCACCAAGTTGTTTATCGGCCGTGGGGAAATTATCGTACCTTGGTAGAAAGCAGTGGATTTAAGGTTAAAAAAATAACCGTAAACAGCGGCGCTAAGCTCTCTACGCAGCGCCATCAATATCGTGCCGAGCATTGGGTAGTTGTATCTGGGGTTGCCGATGTATGCATTGATAAGCAAGCACTAACACTCAGTGCAGATCAGTCTTGTTATATTGCCGCTAAGCAAATTCATAGTTTGGCTAATAATAAAAATACACCGTTAATAGTAATTGAGGTACAAACAGGCACTATTTTAGATGAAAGCGACATTGAACGGTTTGATGATAAATATGGCAGAAACTAA
- a CDS encoding amidohydrolase: MSTLTLTLLQSSLHWLDKDANLAMFNKQLDAVTQQSDLILLPETFATGFAINLDCAEPENGKVLTWLKAQAHKHNAVIAGSVFVTQGSKKANRFYWVQPNGEVDFYDKRHLFCLGNEGDFVVAGQARKVFTINGFKLLPQVCYDLRFPVFQRNNNDYDVMINIANWPAVRRHVWDTLLMARAMENVCYVVGVNRIGDDANGVAHNGGTAVYDFKGDALVKAADNSQALITITLYKAPLNDFKAKFPAHLDADAFNLV, from the coding sequence ATGTCAACTTTAACACTTACATTATTGCAAAGCTCACTACACTGGCTCGATAAAGACGCTAATTTAGCTATGTTTAATAAGCAGTTAGATGCAGTGACTCAGCAGTCAGACTTGATTTTACTGCCCGAAACCTTTGCCACAGGCTTTGCAATAAACTTAGATTGCGCTGAGCCTGAAAACGGCAAAGTACTTACCTGGTTAAAGGCGCAAGCGCATAAACATAATGCAGTAATTGCAGGCTCAGTATTTGTTACGCAAGGCAGTAAAAAGGCCAACCGGTTTTATTGGGTGCAGCCCAATGGAGAAGTAGACTTTTACGATAAGCGTCATTTGTTTTGTTTAGGCAACGAAGGCGACTTTGTAGTAGCAGGACAAGCGCGCAAAGTGTTTACTATTAATGGCTTTAAGCTATTACCACAAGTGTGCTACGACCTACGCTTTCCGGTATTTCAGCGCAATAACAACGATTACGATGTAATGATTAATATTGCTAATTGGCCCGCAGTGCGACGCCATGTTTGGGATACATTATTAATGGCGCGAGCGATGGAAAATGTATGTTATGTGGTTGGGGTAAATCGCATTGGTGATGATGCCAATGGTGTTGCTCACAATGGTGGCACAGCGGTATATGACTTTAAAGGTGATGCTTTAGTAAAAGCTGCAGATAATAGCCAAGCGCTAATAACCATTACTTTATACAAAGCACCATTAAATGACTTTAAGGCTAAATTTCCGGCGCATTTAGATGCGGATGCTTTTAACTTAGTATAA
- a CDS encoding methylthioribulose 1-phosphate dehydratase — protein sequence MQNNNTAISQLIEAGKWVSQKEWIPATGGNFSARTESGFVITASGQDKGKLTNEHFLQLDLQGKPLAGTKKRSAETQLHLSLYQLIPEAQCVLHTHSVAATVLSQITKSHKLDLTGYEMQKALTGFTSHLETLSIPIFNNDQDIDHLSLLVSDHHLHTPIEHGVLIRGHGLYAVGRNIDEVRRHLEVLEFLFSCELERLKITGIQANNK from the coding sequence ATGCAAAACAACAATACCGCTATTTCGCAACTTATTGAAGCTGGGAAGTGGGTTAGCCAAAAAGAGTGGATACCCGCAACCGGTGGGAATTTTTCAGCAAGAACTGAGTCGGGCTTTGTAATAACAGCTAGTGGCCAAGATAAAGGCAAGTTGACCAATGAGCACTTTTTACAGCTAGATCTACAAGGCAAGCCTTTGGCAGGAACAAAAAAACGCTCAGCCGAAACACAACTGCACTTGAGCTTGTATCAGCTAATTCCCGAAGCGCAATGTGTACTGCACACGCATTCTGTTGCGGCTACCGTGCTTTCGCAAATAACAAAAAGTCATAAACTCGATTTAACTGGCTACGAAATGCAAAAAGCTTTAACCGGTTTTACCTCGCATTTAGAAACCCTAAGCATTCCTATTTTTAATAACGACCAAGACATAGACCATTTAAGTTTATTGGTAAGCGACCATCATTTACACACACCTATTGAACACGGAGTGCTTATACGTGGCCATGGTTTATATGCTGTAGGGCGAAATATTGATGAAGTTCGTCGTCATTTAGAAGTGCTGGAATTTTTATTTAGCTGTGAATTAGAGCGTTTAAAAATTACCGGCATTCAAGCAAATAATAAATAA
- a CDS encoding FMN-binding glutamate synthase family protein produces MNNFIVLSINVFASLFIVVLGFIVLSVIIFYFRDITQTKHAIRRNYPVIGRFRYFFERQGEFFRQYFFALDREEMPFNRAERSWVYRAAKDVDHTAAFGSTQSLEVTGTVMFMNCAFPTLDEEALDPSNVTLGPYCKTPYTTNSIFNISGMSFGALSKPAVRALSKGAKLAGCWYNTGEGGLSPYHLEGGGDIVFQIGTAKYGVRDDNGNLSTAKLKEIAAHEQVKMFEIKLSQGAKPGKGGMLPGRKVNAEIAKIRGIPEGQDSISPNGHLEIKKPSDILDMLATVRNATGKPTGFKAVIGEYTWLETLFAEINHRGIESAPDFITIDSADGGTGAAPQSLLDSVGLPLRESLPLVINLLEKHGLRERVKVIASGKLIVPSKVAWALALGADFVVSARGHMFALGCIQAMQCNKDTCPTGITTHDKRLQRGLNVADKAQRVANYNKYVHYGAGLIAHSCGVSSARELKREHVRIVQESGLSEPLDKIYENYK; encoded by the coding sequence GTGAACAATTTTATAGTTCTAAGTATTAATGTATTTGCGAGCCTTTTTATTGTTGTATTAGGGTTTATAGTTTTATCGGTTATTATTTTTTATTTTAGAGATATAACCCAAACAAAGCATGCAATTAGGCGCAACTATCCGGTAATTGGTCGGTTTCGATATTTTTTTGAGCGCCAAGGCGAATTTTTCCGCCAGTACTTTTTCGCACTTGATAGAGAAGAAATGCCGTTTAATCGTGCTGAACGTAGTTGGGTATATCGCGCTGCAAAAGATGTTGATCATACTGCTGCGTTTGGCTCGACTCAAAGCCTTGAAGTAACCGGTACAGTGATGTTTATGAACTGTGCATTTCCTACTTTAGATGAAGAAGCGCTCGATCCTAGTAATGTGACTTTAGGCCCTTACTGTAAAACACCTTACACCACTAATTCAATATTTAATATTTCAGGTATGAGTTTTGGTGCTTTGTCAAAACCTGCAGTACGTGCTTTATCTAAAGGAGCTAAGCTTGCTGGCTGTTGGTATAATACCGGTGAAGGCGGTTTAAGCCCGTATCATTTAGAAGGCGGGGGAGATATTGTATTTCAAATTGGTACTGCTAAATACGGTGTGCGCGACGATAATGGCAATTTAAGCACTGCTAAATTAAAAGAAATAGCAGCTCACGAACAAGTAAAAATGTTTGAAATAAAGCTAAGCCAAGGCGCTAAACCAGGTAAAGGCGGTATGTTACCAGGGCGAAAAGTTAACGCTGAAATTGCAAAAATACGCGGTATTCCCGAAGGGCAAGATTCAATTAGCCCTAATGGCCACCTTGAAATTAAAAAGCCGTCAGATATTCTTGATATGTTGGCAACCGTACGTAACGCAACCGGTAAACCAACCGGCTTTAAAGCGGTAATTGGTGAGTATACTTGGTTAGAAACTCTTTTCGCTGAAATAAATCATCGCGGTATTGAGTCAGCGCCCGACTTTATTACTATTGATAGTGCAGACGGTGGCACAGGCGCCGCACCACAGTCATTATTAGATTCAGTGGGCTTACCACTGCGAGAAAGCTTGCCATTAGTAATTAACTTGTTAGAAAAACATGGGCTCAGAGAGCGAGTAAAGGTTATTGCCTCAGGTAAGTTAATCGTACCCTCTAAAGTTGCATGGGCATTAGCACTGGGGGCTGATTTTGTTGTATCTGCTCGCGGCCATATGTTTGCACTAGGGTGTATTCAAGCAATGCAATGTAATAAAGACACTTGCCCTACAGGGATCACCACGCACGACAAGCGCCTGCAACGTGGCTTAAATGTGGCAGACAAAGCACAGCGTGTGGCAAACTATAATAAGTATGTGCACTATGGAGCGGGCTTAATCGCGCACTCGTGCGGCGTATCTAGTGCGCGAGAGTTAAAACGTGAACATGTGCGTATAGTTCAAGAAAGTGGTCTTTCAGAGCCATTAGATAAAATTTACGAAAATTATAAATAA